The Verrucomicrobiia bacterium genome window below encodes:
- a CDS encoding DUF2007 domain-containing protein has product MKCVFTSSNSAEAGLLKSRLEEAGIECELRNEFAAQALPGTAFDPEVWVLDDAQYEEACALMAEWHQPAGQV; this is encoded by the coding sequence ATGAAATGTGTATTCACTTCATCGAACAGTGCGGAGGCGGGCCTGCTGAAGAGCCGGCTGGAGGAGGCTGGCATAGAATGCGAACTGCGTAATGAATTCGCCGCTCAGGCCCTGCCGGGAACGGCGTTTGATCCGGAGGTTTGGGTGTTGGATGATGCGCAATATGAGGAGGCATGCGCTCTGATGGCAGAGTGGCATCAACCTGCAGGGCAGGTGTGA